One genomic window of candidate division KSB1 bacterium includes the following:
- a CDS encoding polysaccharide export protein, producing MVDTRRTSLAVGIFLVLGMMSFGCVGTHSSRSEFENVPVAAVAKTDTVIIAPAIAPKVAAPPEYRIGTLDELEIRVRYHERLNVIVKVRPDGRITLEDLGDFFVLGMTPAELDNAITAAYAGIIHEPEVTVFVRSFAGLSAYVLGEVRNPGIVELRPKMTVLQALAAANGPIRGAKMSSVMMLRRDAAGQLKAMRLDLNSAAVKNAAHEDVYIQPEDIIFVPKTFFASANHFLTQVYDGLLPPLDVYLRALRIQVRTN from the coding sequence ATGGTCGATACACGTCGTACAAGTTTGGCTGTTGGGATTTTTTTAGTTTTGGGCATGATGTCGTTTGGCTGTGTTGGAACGCATTCATCGCGTTCCGAGTTTGAGAATGTTCCTGTTGCCGCCGTAGCTAAGACAGATACGGTCATTATTGCGCCAGCCATTGCGCCCAAAGTTGCCGCACCGCCGGAATATCGCATCGGCACACTGGACGAGCTGGAAATCCGGGTGCGCTATCATGAGCGGCTGAACGTCATTGTGAAAGTCCGGCCCGATGGTCGCATTACGCTCGAAGATTTGGGGGATTTTTTCGTGTTGGGAATGACGCCGGCGGAATTGGACAACGCTATTACCGCTGCTTATGCAGGGATCATTCACGAACCGGAGGTGACGGTTTTTGTGCGCAGTTTTGCCGGGCTATCGGCTTATGTTTTAGGTGAGGTGCGCAATCCCGGCATCGTGGAGCTGCGGCCGAAGATGACGGTTTTACAGGCCTTGGCGGCGGCCAACGGTCCGATTCGCGGCGCCAAAATGAGCAGCGTGATGATGTTGCGCCGTGATGCCGCCGGACAACTCAAGGCGATGCGTTTGGATTTGAATTCGGCGGCAGTTAAGAATGCCGCCCATGAGGATGTCTACATACAGCCGGAGGACATCATTTTTGTTCCGAAAACTTTCTTTGCCAGCGCCAATCATTTTCTTACGCAAGTCTATGACGGCTTGCTGCCGCCACTTGATGTTTATCTCCGAGCCTTGCGAATACAAGTTCGCACCAATTAA
- the ubiA gene encoding putative 4-hydroxybenzoate polyprenyltransferase has translation MKLSTFARFVKLEHTLFSLPLIYSGALLAARGWIPLRLALLMLVAAVGARTVALSLNRIIDREIDKRNPRTAVRELPAGRMNLLEAMAVLLVGLILYFGSAELIGRFCLIWSPLPLTVFVFYPYMKRFTPLAHFGVGMGLAMAPLAGWVAVTQSLDNLIPGFVLGCFTMLWVAGFDIIYATLDEEFDRRENLYSLPSRLGKAQALRISGYLHALAFVVLVYIFMAYIQSWIAVPFLALAGFLLYLEHAKASDVELAFFKINAALGFVILVMVVVGVVG, from the coding sequence TTGAAACTTTCGACCTTCGCGCGGTTCGTTAAGCTCGAACACACGTTATTTTCCCTGCCGCTCATTTACAGCGGCGCCTTGCTCGCGGCACGCGGGTGGATTCCACTGCGCCTGGCTTTGCTCATGCTCGTCGCCGCGGTCGGCGCGCGCACCGTCGCGCTGTCGTTGAATCGCATCATCGACCGTGAAATCGACAAGCGCAATCCCCGCACTGCCGTTCGCGAACTGCCGGCTGGACGCATGAACTTGCTGGAAGCCATGGCGGTGCTGCTCGTTGGACTCATCCTTTACTTCGGCAGCGCCGAGTTGATTGGTCGTTTTTGCCTAATCTGGTCGCCGCTGCCGCTGACCGTTTTTGTTTTCTATCCTTATATGAAACGCTTCACGCCCCTGGCGCATTTCGGCGTGGGGATGGGGCTGGCGATGGCGCCACTGGCGGGTTGGGTGGCTGTCACGCAATCACTTGACAATCTGATTCCTGGCTTCGTTCTCGGCTGCTTTACGATGCTGTGGGTTGCCGGATTCGACATCATTTATGCCACGCTCGATGAAGAATTTGACCGCCGCGAGAATTTATATTCGCTGCCGTCGCGTCTCGGAAAAGCGCAGGCGTTGAGAATTTCCGGTTACTTGCACGCGCTCGCTTTCGTCGTGCTCGTCTATATTTTTATGGCTTATATCCAATCCTGGATCGCCGTGCCGTTTTTGGCACTGGCGGGATTTCTGCTTTATCTCGAACACGCCAAAGCTTCGGACGTGGAATTGGCGTTTTTTAAAATCAACGCCGCGCTGGGGTTTGTGATTTTGGTAATGGTGGTGGTGGGAGTTGTTGGATAG